The nucleotide window GATCTGAAAGAGAACCAGAGGGGGCGGTTCCTGAGGATCCGACAGACCGTTAATCGGGGGCCCGGATTGGGAAGCGCGCAAGGCCAGACCATCGCTCTGCCGGCGCAGGGTCTCATCGAGTTCCGCGACGCTTTGGCTAAACTCATCGATGACTACGGCGTGGACGAGGAGCCGGCGGAGCTCCCGGAGGGCACCTCGCTCACGGTCGACAACAAGCGTTTCTTCTTTGACGTGGGCTCCAATAAGTACGGGGTCTTCATGCGGGTCAGCGAGGTGAAGCCCACGTACCGGAACTCCATTACGGTTCCGTGTAAAGTGTGGTCCAAATTCGGCAACACCTTCTGTAAATACGcggaggagatgaggaagatCCAGGAGAGGAGTAGAGAGAAACGGGCCTCCGAACTGCTACCTGAGGGCCCGCACGGCGGAGATGACGGCGACGATGACTGACGCGGATTTTGGGAGAGCAGAAATGAAACAACTGAACTCTGAGAGAAAACGAGACTTTGAACTGTAAAATAGAAAGAGAATTTCCAAGGGAatcaccccacacacacaacctccacAGACATGGCAGCACCTCTGCTGTCTCCTCGCTCATTTTACTGGATGTCACCCCACTTACCACCCATGTAACAGTAAGCCGCTGCTATCAAGGATTGAACTGTAAGATATGAACTGTTTCCTACTTGATTTAAATGACAATGAACAGAGTGTTTATATCTCTATCAACGACAGATTTTGCACACATCAAAGCTATTTCGAAAAAATGTTTCAATGTTTTCAAACTGGTAATATACTAAgatttaatcaaaaataaaaccagaggtCTATTATATTAAATGACAGTCTTCATGTAGAACGAATATTTGACATCAGCACAAAGAGAATATATTATGGACTTTATGAAACCAAAATCTGATACCAGATGTATAGTTTATTATAAAGGTACGCAGAATAAATATGAAAGCGCTCTAAAAGTGTATGAATTGCAGAACGCAGCACTACAGGCCTGTAAACACCTGTCAGCATGCGTGTAGGCTCATGTTTTGAAAAGAAGTTTGGCAAAGTAGGCTATAGTCTTTAATTTGACCTAAAACGTAGTAGGCTAATGACAGCATTTCTATCATGCCATTATGGAAAAGTTGAGAGTCAAAAATAAATAGCCTATTTTGTGCGCCTCAAACAAATGGGATAAAACTATCTCTGAGCTACTCTATTGAATATCAACCCTCTTGCACCATGTCCATATaaacttaaaggaaaaaaaagtgctaACTTAGATGTACTAATTATGATTTTGTGaatcagctgtaaaaaaaaatccttattaAGATACCCACGTTTTCTGTGGGTtaaagttttttctttgttactttgttgttttttcctctgggggggtgggggatgcAAAAGGATATGGTCCACTCGTGGGAGCGCAAGGCgtggaaacaaaaagaaaaaaaaaaacaaaaaaacaaaaaagacgcGTCAGCGCAGCGCGCGGCGAGGCAACGCATCCTCTCTGACGTCATTACGACCCGTGCCTTATACACTCCACTCGTTTACGTGTTCTCACGTGGATGGTCTGTGACCTCGACCGCTGTACGTTTTCATTTACGAGTGCTGTTATGTAGGCAGAAATATATACTCACCAGGGCTGCGGGATTTACACCCCTGCAGTGCATGGAGCATGGGTGGCAACACCAAGAGTAAGCTGAAAGGCCGCTGGGAGCTTGGGGGGCCAACAGAGGTAGTGGGCAGAAACAGAGCTCCAAGCCAGAGCAGGCCCTTCAGAGAGATGAGGTGCTGCCGTGTGTACACTTTGGAAACAGGGGGGGCTTCAGTGTGTTATAGCACCCTGGAGCCCAGAATCCTTAGGAGCACACCTGACTGGGTGGCCTCTCACAGAGTAGAGATGTCTCCCTGGAACAGGAAGCAACATAGGATGTACCGCCTGTGGCAGCACTGGGTGTCAGCATGGAGATTCATCTGGAGATGTTACGGGTGGCTTTGCACACCATATGCACcatgatgtttaaaaaaaaaaaaaaaacagcaacaacaaaaaacaaaatcaggagCGGCTGGATGAGGCTATTCGTCAGAGCTGAGATGGATGCTGTTAAAGAGCCAGGCAGTCAGCCAGCCAGGCAGGCCAGCCGGCCGGTCCCATGCAGTCAGTCTGAGTGCAGTCCAGTGGATGTAGAGGCCTATCAGTGCAGGGCCGAGGCAGTATCTATCTCTTTATGGTGCTACAGCCCCTTGATCAGTCCTTGGGGGCCTCGCCGCTCAGAATATGTCACTTTTGCATTATTGTTATTCTCATGCTCTTTTATTTTTCGTCGAAGTTCTTTCCTTCACATTATGTTGTCCAATACGTGTCAGGTTTCTCCCTCCCAGGCAGAGAGGAAGCCACTGACTAGTGTAGGACGTTTCATCTTAGTGTGCAATATTGTGTACGTGCCAATCGTGGCATTGTATCACGTGTATAGACTATTAAAAGACGAAAAAATGTATAGGCTATGTGATCAGTAGATATTTGAAAGCATGACGATGAGGTTGATGCATCTGCATTATATTTCCGAAATGTGAAGTCTCTCTTCTCAAGCACTTgctcaaagtgaaaaaaaaagtcagactAGTAGTGAGGTATTTTTTCCTGTCACGTTCTGTTAACCAGTAGGCTGCCTTGTCCGTCTCTCAGTGCGCATAGACTAGTTCGGGTGTTTTACGTCCCCCTACGGAGTCACCCCAGAGAAAACCCTTTCCCTCCTCGTTCCTCTCCTAACACACACGCAGCACAGACAGTCAACAACCTTTAACTGTCTCCATGTCAGCCCCTCTGCAGTGGCCTACACTGAAGTTGAATAGTATCTTGGGGCTTGGGTCCAGGGGTGgctgacacacacgcacacgcgcacacacacacacacacacacacacacacacacacacacacacagtctccccCTGTTGAGGCCTCTTGTTGCTATCTGAGTGTTTGGGAGGCCTCTAAAGTATTTTGAATGGTGTCTAGAACTGCACAAGGACTCCTGTCATTAGAAGCCAGgaaactgtgtgtttggagcCTGAGTGCGACCCCTCTCTCCCCTGGGACTGCCAATCGCAGGACAGGTGAACTAGGATTTGACTTTGGCTCTTCTACAGTTTCACTTGAGCTAGGCGATAGTGATCGGCCGCAGCAGACCCAAAGGACAGaggagtttgttgttgtttttacaatgAGGATTACAATCCCTCTCTCTGATGTGGGCAGACTCTGATCTCAggtctgctcctctctctcggCTCGGGATTCAGTGCGCAAGAAAGGCCCCGGCTCATTGTCCATGCAGCAAAACTTGTCAGAACGCCTCTTTCAGACACAGAGGCCATTCGTTATTTTTGACCTGATCGACCTCTACACTTACATCGAAGTGCTAGTTAATGATCGATACGCTTCAAGTGGTTAGTACACCTTTCAGCTTTATTTAAAGCAGCTTGGCCTACAACAGCTAATATGACTGAGCCTAGTCACAGGCCCTGTCAGAGTGGCGTGCCACCTAGCTGGCATGAAGGGGAAACACCGAGTGCATGGATTGCAGCTTTAGAGGCCTCAGCTGGATAAAAGCTGTTAATGTAGTTAGAGCCTGCGTCTCCCAGACATGTGAGATAGCTGAGGCTAGACTGAGGCAGAGTTCCCCAAAGCACACCTGGGCTAAAAAGGTATCAGAGATCGTACTGAATCCTTGATTTTAAAAGTTGATCTGTGTTTGATTCGTCATGCCTGTGGCAATAGAGCCAAGAAAAATGTTCCAGAAAATCCCATCTGTTCTACGCAGGACTCTTTGGCCCAGGTTTGTCTCTGAGTGTTGGTGAAAGGCCTGATGAAGCCTGGCACTGCACTGTAGGGGCTTACCAGCAGCGCTCTAGCACGACCTACTGACCCGGCTGTCAGACAGATCCAGTTAGgacttttctctcagttttgGAGAAGAACAGGAAATCTCTTTCCCCTCTTGCACAGATGATTATATTTCCCTCACACTGCCCTGTGAATGATAAGAAGCCCATTTCCATTTAACACACGTACAAGCCACCTATGACTATGTGCCCGGCAAAGCACATCTAAGGTCAATCTGAGTTCATCTCAAGTTCAACATGAGTGTGGACTCTCTGTTGTGATACAGCACTTATTCCCCAAAGTGTTCTAGCTTTAGCTTAATTCAATTTAGGCCTCAAGGAGGCTCATGCTACATGAAGACTGGAAATACAAcacttcctttctctctttctctaatgGCCAAATATAAGGAGAGCCTGAACCTGCTCATAGAGTTCACTTTGTGAATGCCTCACTCTGTGAAAcgcacacttttttttaaagagtaaaaGACGTGTCGTCTAGTTTTGTTACAGACTGTAATCGTTAGGTGCTACTGGgtcagttgtgtttttatttcagaatgATTCTGCTGTGAAACACGACTTTCATTTTGGGTCGTAGCTATGTCTGAGTTACGGAGGAGGTTGAGGGCACTTGTGATTTTGCCGAAAACAGTGTGATCAAATCTGATTTCTCAGTTTACGAGAGCTCACCCAGTGTCACAGCAAACCCTGGAGTGACCTTGCAGCCATGTTGTGCCCACATTACACGGTCATCCATTTCTGGGACTCAAATGCAAAATGGTAGGCAGATGTTTTTCGTGTCTTGTTTTCTGTATGAAGCATCAGTGGTCTAGCTGTGTGCTGTCCTCAGTGGCTCTGGCTAAGTTCAGCGTACAGGGGTGATGGTGCACTGAAGCTGTTAGCGTTCACGAGAATGATGTTTTGATTCATTATACCGCGGCAGCCATCGTAGCAGTCCTTAATCCTAATGTTATCCTGCCTTTTGTCTGTTATTATTGCAGTGTTCATtttgtcaaattttatttaacaggGTTCATTTTCAACCTGTTGCTCAAGGTGACCAGACCATTCCTCACACATTTCACctgatggaaataaaaaacTAATTGTAGACGTAACTCAAAAGTGCAGCAGTAGCTACTTGTTGCATGTACTCAAAGTCGGATTGCTACGATGGCTCCAGCTGTAGAT belongs to Lates calcarifer isolate ASB-BC8 linkage group LG8, TLL_Latcal_v3, whole genome shotgun sequence and includes:
- the purab gene encoding transcriptional activator protein Pur-alpha — protein: MADRDSGSDHGGPTAGPGSLPPGAMGAMSRLQHDTEELASKRVDIQNKRFYLDVKQNVKGRFLKIAEVGAGGNKSRLTLSMSVAVEFRDYLGDFIEHYAQLGPTNPDMVQDEPRRALKSEFLVRENRKYYMDLKENQRGRFLRIRQTVNRGPGLGSAQGQTIALPAQGLIEFRDALAKLIDDYGVDEEPAELPEGTSLTVDNKRFFFDVGSNKYGVFMRVSEVKPTYRNSITVPCKVWSKFGNTFCKYAEEMRKIQERSREKRASELLPEGPHGGDDGDDD